One Solanum lycopersicum chromosome 4, SLM_r2.1 DNA window includes the following coding sequences:
- the LOC138348157 gene encoding uncharacterized protein, whose translation MNSAPPLGHGQGQHINRPPLFNGEYYSWWKTRLEDFIQAEDYELWVRITSGPLIPTISNNEGNKVPKPIEKYGEADYKMLGKHAKAKCILVCGLGPDEFNNISSCTSAKQIWDTLKNAHESTTQVRKFRISKLCSEYEAFKMKPGESHQDMITRFTTVVNELISLGKVYTTEEHVEKVLRTLPRSWEIKVTAIREAKDLTNMTLDELVGNLKTYEMNVDKRGERKKEKNLGFKATESDESDIDDDDLALISKNFKKLLKRELNASKKSPPQKERNLERLQSGGCFKCGETDHQIKDCPMCELEWKKEKTEKERKELFNKKKNKEKEQAMYAAWGIGSSDMYEEDDEDLL comes from the coding sequence ATGAATTCTGCACCTCCTCTTGGGCATGGTCAAGGGCAACACATCAACAGACCACCATTATTTAATGGAGAATACTACTCTTGGTGGAAGACAAGATTGGAAGATTTCATTCAAGCTGAAGATTACGAACTATGGGTTAGAATTACTAGTGGACCATTAATTCCTACTATTTCTAATAATGAAGGGAATAAGGTACCTAAACCTATAGAAAAATATGGAGAAGCCGATTACAAGATGTTAGGAAAGCATGCAAAAGCTAAATGCATTTTGGTATGTGGATTAGGACCTGATGAGTTTAACAATATCTCTAGTTGTACCTctgcaaaacaaatatgggACACTTTAAAAAATGCTCACGAAAGTACAACTCAAGTTCGTAAATTCAGAATTTCCAAACTTTGTTCTGAATATGAAGCTTTCAAGATGAAACCCGGAGAATCACATCAAGATATGATCACCAGATTTACCACTGTTGTAAATGAGTTAATATCCTTGGGCAAAGTATACACCACTGAGGAACATGTAGAAAAAGTACTAAGGACTCTGCCTAGATCATGGGAAATAAAAGTTACTGCAATCAGAGAAGCCAAAGATCTAACCAATATGACTTTGGATGAATTAGTAGGAAATCTCAAAACTTATGAGATGAATGTTGATAAAAGaggtgaaagaaaaaaagagaaaaatcttgGGTTTAAAGCAACTGAAAGTGATGAATCTGACATAGATGATGATGATCTTGCTCTAATAAGTAAGAACTTCAAGAAACTCTTAAAAAGGGAATTAAACGCTAGCAAGAAATCACCAccccaaaaagaaagaaatcttGAGAGACTACAGAGCGGAGGCTGCTTCAAGTGTGGTGAGACAGATCATCAGATCAAGGATTGCCCAATGTGCGAATTAGaatggaaaaaggaaaaaactgaaaaagaaaggaaggaactctttaataaaaagaaaaacaaagaaaaagaacaagcaATGTATGCAGCTTGGGGAATAGGTTCTTCAGACAtgtatgaagaagatgatgaggaCTTGCTTTGA